The following DNA comes from Streptomyces sp. NBC_00273.
ACCAGGCGCGGCGTTCGCGGTCGACGGCCCGGCGGGCCGCGGCGTGCTGGTCGCCGGGCGGCGGCAGGTCGTCCATGGCGCGTTCGGCGGCCCCCATCGCATCGGTGAACTCCCTTCCCGCAGTGGTCAGTCGCTCGTGCGCCCGCAGGGCGGGCAGGACGGCGGCCACCTGCGCGCGGATCCGGGCGTGCTGGGCCCAGGCGCCGCGGGCCCCGTAGAGGGCGGCGCGCTGCCAGTACCCGGCGAGGGCCAGGTGGGCGTAGGCGCCGTGCAGCAGGCCCTCCAGTGGGCGGGGGTCGCTGCGCCAGGGGGCCCAGTGGCGGGGCGTGTGGTCGGCGGTGTGCAGGATCAGGACGTCGGTGAGGGCGGTCAGTTTGCCGTGCTGGACCTCGTGGACGAGGGTCGCGGCCAGCGCGGGCGGGGCCTGGGCGCGGGCGAGTACGGAGCCTGCGGCCGCGGGGAGGGTGGCACCGCTGGAGCGGGAGCCGCCGGCCAGCGGCACGACGGAGCGCAGCAGTTGGACGGTCTCCTCGGCGCGGATGGTGTCGTAGCGCTGGAGCAGGGTGAGCGCGCCGGACCACTGGGTGTCCCACCGCTTGTGGCCCTTGGGGGTGAGCCGGCGGGCGGGGCGGACCGGGGCCGGCTGCGCGGGGCCGGGTGCCCGGTAGGGGTCGAGGTCGTCGAGGGCGGTCCGGCCGCCGGGCAGGGCGTGCAGGGGCACGGTGGCCGGATCGTCGGGGTCCCAGGAGCGTTCGGAGAGGGCGAGCGGGCCGGGGCGGTCCGGGCGCAGCAGCCCGAGGGTGGGGAGCACGAGCCGGCCGTGCAGGGGCCGCAGGGTGTGGCTGAAGGGGATCCCGGCGCGCAGGGCGGCGGCGAC
Coding sequences within:
- a CDS encoding aKG-HExxH-type peptide beta-hydroxylase, with the protein product MTDALTAFTVSSPTLRALASTEPSMEGTRLVRDVRRSKRLLLLRAVLDAAPGGRSGETADHWALLEEAERRDAGAVRDVLHYPATGVWAEETLRRLHAPCGPPPDLGHLGALAVAAALRAGIPFSHTLRPLHGRLVLPTLGLLRPDRPGPLALSERSWDPDDPATVPLHALPGGRTALDDLDPYRAPGPAQPAPVRPARRLTPKGHKRWDTQWSGALTLLQRYDTIRAEETVQLLRSVVPLAGGSRSSGATLPAAAGSVLARAQAPPALAATLVHEVQHGKLTALTDVLILHTADHTPRHWAPWRSDPRPLEGLLHGAYAHLALAGYWQRAALYGARGAWAQHARIRAQVAAVLPALRAHERLTTAGREFTDAMGAAERAMDDLPPPGDQHAAARRAVDRERRAWCEAHPELAPFAHG